From a region of the Agrobacterium larrymoorei genome:
- a CDS encoding crotonase/enoyl-CoA hydratase family protein, whose translation MEQTQAENFVTYELKGEIALVGLNRPAKRNAISDAFVEGIADAVARAEKEAKAAVIFGHGDHFCAGLDLAEHVQKTPIEGVRGSRRWHAVFAGIEHGTIPWISALHGAVIGGGLELASSTHIRVADKTAFFALPEGQRGIFVGGGGSVRVARLTGVARMTDMMLTGRVVSADEAERWNIAQYVVDAGQAVEKALELAQKAASNAQISNYAVINALPRIQDMAKEDGLFVESFISSFTATSPEAEERLRAFLEKRAGKVKAPSA comes from the coding sequence ATGGAGCAGACCCAGGCTGAGAACTTCGTAACTTATGAGCTGAAAGGCGAGATTGCGCTGGTAGGATTGAACCGACCGGCCAAACGCAACGCAATCAGCGACGCCTTTGTGGAAGGCATTGCCGATGCCGTTGCCCGCGCCGAAAAGGAGGCGAAAGCTGCCGTCATTTTCGGCCATGGCGACCACTTCTGCGCCGGTCTCGATCTTGCAGAGCATGTGCAAAAAACGCCGATAGAAGGTGTTCGCGGCTCTCGCCGGTGGCACGCCGTTTTTGCCGGCATCGAACATGGTACAATTCCATGGATTTCAGCACTTCATGGCGCCGTCATCGGTGGTGGTCTGGAGCTTGCCTCCTCCACTCACATTCGCGTGGCGGATAAAACAGCGTTTTTCGCGCTGCCAGAAGGCCAGCGCGGCATTTTCGTGGGCGGCGGCGGCTCTGTTCGCGTGGCCCGGCTCACAGGCGTTGCCCGGATGACCGATATGATGCTGACGGGTCGCGTCGTTTCTGCGGATGAAGCGGAGCGGTGGAACATCGCCCAATATGTCGTGGATGCGGGACAGGCTGTCGAAAAGGCTTTGGAGCTTGCGCAGAAGGCAGCCAGCAATGCCCAGATTTCTAACTACGCCGTGATAAACGCCTTGCCCCGCATTCAGGATATGGCAAAGGAAGACGGTCTTTTCGTCGAATCCTTCATCTCGTCCTTCACCGCAACCAGCCCGGAAGCCGAAGAGCGGCTTCGTGCGTTTCTGGAAAAGCGGGCGGGCAAGGTCAAGGCGCCCAGCGCTTAG
- the nagA gene encoding N-acetylglucosamine-6-phosphate deacetylase → MTGSYALTGGRIFDGTAFLDNRALVIEGGRIKAIVEQADVPDAIERRDVGGCMIVPGFIDLQVNGGGGVLLNNQPDIEGIRTICAAHAAFGTTALLPTLITDTHDVRIKAIAAGAEACAARVPGYLGLHLEGPHLSVARKGTHDPSLIRPLESADLAYLLEAAGSFGEALMTLAPESVSPGDVTRLVEAGYVVSLGHTDAKGQDILPYISAGASMVTHLFNAMSQMANREPGLVGVALANGRLSCGLIADGFHVDPTVMQVALTAKRGPGRIFLVTDAMSTIGTDQQSFLLNDREVFRKGGRLTLADGTLAGADIDMLSCVRFVHEHLGLPLEEALNMASLYPAEAIGCATKGTLAAGLDADFLLLRDDLSLAATFIAGKCVFGADVRQGVRA, encoded by the coding sequence ATGACTGGTTCTTACGCACTCACCGGCGGACGCATTTTTGACGGCACGGCTTTTCTGGACAATCGCGCGCTCGTCATCGAAGGCGGGCGGATCAAGGCTATTGTGGAGCAGGCCGATGTGCCGGATGCGATTGAGCGCCGCGATGTCGGCGGATGCATGATCGTTCCGGGCTTCATCGATCTTCAGGTCAATGGCGGCGGCGGCGTGTTGCTGAACAACCAGCCGGATATCGAGGGCATCAGAACCATCTGCGCCGCCCATGCCGCGTTTGGCACCACGGCTCTGCTGCCAACACTGATTACCGATACGCATGATGTGCGCATCAAGGCCATTGCCGCCGGTGCCGAAGCTTGTGCCGCGCGCGTCCCCGGTTATCTGGGCCTGCATCTGGAAGGGCCACATCTTTCCGTCGCGCGCAAAGGCACGCATGATCCATCGCTCATTCGCCCGCTTGAAAGCGCCGACCTCGCTTATTTGCTCGAGGCTGCAGGCAGTTTCGGTGAGGCGCTGATGACGCTTGCGCCCGAGAGCGTTTCACCGGGAGACGTGACGCGGCTGGTGGAGGCGGGATATGTGGTGAGCCTAGGGCACACGGATGCCAAGGGGCAGGATATTCTCCCTTACATCTCTGCTGGCGCTTCGATGGTGACGCATCTTTTCAACGCCATGAGCCAGATGGCCAATCGGGAGCCCGGCCTCGTCGGCGTGGCGCTGGCGAATGGACGGCTTTCCTGTGGCCTGATTGCCGATGGTTTCCATGTCGATCCGACCGTGATGCAGGTAGCGCTCACGGCAAAACGTGGGCCGGGCCGGATTTTTCTTGTCACCGATGCCATGTCCACCATCGGAACGGATCAGCAGAGTTTCCTCCTCAATGACCGCGAAGTCTTTCGCAAGGGCGGTCGCCTGACGCTCGCCGATGGCACTCTGGCAGGTGCGGATATCGACATGCTGTCCTGTGTTCGCTTTGTGCATGAGCATCTGGGCCTGCCATTGGAAGAGGCATTGAATATGGCCTCGCTCTACCCCGCCGAAGCCATTGGATGTGCAACGAAGGGCACGCTCGCCGCCGGGCTGGATGCGGATTTCCTGCTGTTGAGGGACGATCTTTCCCTTGCCGCAACCTTCATCGCGGGCAAATGTGTGTTCGGAGCGGATGTGCGGCAGGGGGTACGGGCGTGA
- a CDS encoding Gfo/Idh/MocA family protein, whose product MKVAIIGLGFRLGYLGQVFTEIDPDFEIVAHVDPDPAGLQQLEAANISAGRRHETPQHMIENETFDLLMIGSPNTFHLDHIRTGLEAGLTVFTEKPIVTTIEESYELARLLHQYGQDRLMVGLVLRYSPLYRDLRLAQAQGLLGDIASIEASEHIAPYHGAFFMRDWRRYDRLAGGFMLEKCCHDLDLYNGVMGARPRYVSSFGGRRSFVPKNAPQNSGINDLDVYFRKPSGWMGSDKVFDGDGDIIDFQTAIVEYENGASLAFHTNLNVPDEFRRFCVVGAKGMAEGDFVRGFLDVHRAHDSAKLIGNTYQAPSTRSHHYGADEQMAADVFAHMTTGADLPVSALDAIEAGILAMAMDEARAGRKVVDLAPVWAKYDACLHGTENAQKRSA is encoded by the coding sequence ATGAAAGTCGCCATAATCGGACTCGGATTCCGCCTTGGCTATCTCGGCCAGGTCTTCACGGAAATCGATCCTGATTTCGAGATCGTCGCGCATGTCGATCCTGATCCGGCAGGCTTGCAGCAGCTGGAAGCAGCAAACATCTCCGCAGGCCGCCGCCACGAAACGCCTCAGCACATGATCGAGAACGAGACCTTCGATCTGCTGATGATCGGCTCTCCCAACACCTTCCATCTTGACCATATTCGCACGGGCCTTGAGGCAGGGCTGACCGTCTTCACGGAAAAGCCGATCGTCACCACCATCGAGGAAAGCTACGAGCTTGCCCGCCTGCTGCACCAATATGGGCAGGATCGGCTGATGGTCGGCCTCGTGCTGCGCTATTCGCCGCTGTACCGCGATCTGCGGCTGGCGCAGGCGCAAGGCCTATTGGGCGACATAGCTTCCATCGAGGCATCCGAGCACATTGCCCCCTATCACGGCGCGTTCTTCATGCGCGACTGGCGGCGATATGACCGGCTTGCTGGCGGTTTCATGCTGGAAAAATGCTGCCACGATCTCGATCTCTATAATGGCGTCATGGGTGCTCGTCCGCGCTATGTTTCGAGCTTCGGCGGTCGCCGCAGCTTCGTGCCGAAGAATGCGCCGCAAAATAGCGGCATCAACGATCTGGACGTTTACTTCCGCAAGCCGAGCGGCTGGATGGGGTCGGACAAGGTCTTCGATGGCGATGGGGATATCATCGATTTCCAGACCGCCATCGTGGAATATGAAAATGGCGCATCGCTGGCATTCCATACCAATCTCAACGTGCCGGATGAGTTCCGCCGCTTCTGCGTCGTCGGCGCAAAGGGCATGGCGGAAGGCGATTTCGTTCGCGGCTTTCTCGATGTCCACCGCGCGCATGACAGCGCCAAGCTGATAGGCAACACTTATCAGGCGCCCTCCACCAGGTCCCACCATTACGGCGCGGATGAACAGATGGCTGCCGATGTCTTCGCCCATATGACAACGGGGGCAGATCTTCCCGTTTCCGCACTCGATGCAATCGAGGCCGGCATTCTGGCCATGGCGATGGATGAAGCGCGGGCAGGCCGCAAGGTGGTCGATCTGGCGCCCGTCTGGGCAAAATACGATGCGTGTCTCCACGGCACCGAAAACGCTCAAAAGCGTTCCGCCTAA
- a CDS encoding LysR family transcriptional regulator, with translation MLTLRQIEVIRAIMVTGSIVGAARLLNVSAPGISRLMKYSEDSLGVRLFDRRSGRYVPTSQARNIFDLLDTVHRKIDDLQSAVADLGRGKAQELCAASVPSIANVMMPRAIAEVRRRYPDLGLDVNIVKIEEAIDYLLLGKGELVAISSRFDHPLVEFELLASGRLLCIVPETSPLADRQKITPKEMSEHPLIGINPKDPYGAIMAAMFERAGIDYATNVKARFGTTVCSLVAAGLGIAMIDEFTVAHGAVKGLTSIEIDADTEFQTYIAYRKDLPLSVYAEDFIKALRTEMADVSTARQSSQRKSRTPVT, from the coding sequence ATGCTTACACTGCGTCAGATCGAGGTCATTCGGGCTATAATGGTCACCGGCAGCATTGTCGGTGCAGCGCGCCTTCTCAACGTCTCCGCCCCCGGCATCAGCCGCCTGATGAAATATTCCGAAGATTCGCTTGGCGTGCGCCTGTTCGACCGCAGATCCGGTCGTTACGTTCCAACATCGCAAGCCCGCAACATCTTCGACCTTCTGGACACCGTTCACCGCAAGATCGATGACCTCCAATCCGCCGTGGCCGATCTTGGCCGGGGCAAGGCGCAGGAACTCTGTGCTGCCTCCGTGCCAAGCATCGCCAATGTCATGATGCCAAGGGCCATTGCCGAAGTGCGGCGACGTTACCCCGATCTCGGCCTGGATGTGAATATCGTGAAGATCGAAGAGGCAATCGATTATCTGCTGCTGGGAAAAGGCGAACTCGTCGCAATTTCCTCTCGCTTCGACCACCCCTTGGTGGAGTTCGAACTGCTGGCCAGCGGACGCCTGCTTTGCATCGTGCCGGAGACGAGCCCGCTGGCGGATCGGCAGAAGATTACGCCGAAGGAAATGTCCGAGCACCCCCTCATCGGCATCAACCCCAAAGACCCCTATGGCGCGATCATGGCGGCGATGTTCGAGCGTGCGGGGATTGATTACGCCACCAATGTCAAAGCCCGCTTCGGCACTACGGTATGCAGCCTTGTTGCAGCAGGTTTGGGTATTGCCATGATAGACGAATTCACTGTCGCACACGGTGCCGTCAAAGGGCTGACGAGCATCGAGATCGATGCCGACACGGAGTTTCAGACCTACATAGCCTATCGCAAGGATTTGCCGCTTTCGGTTTACGCCGAGGATTTCATCAAGGCGTTGAGAACGGAAATGGCGGATGTCAGCACCGCGCGGCAAAGCTCCCAAAGGAAGAGTAGAACACCCGTAACATGA
- a CDS encoding GntR family transcriptional regulator, translating into MSGVLPWGELQALHGGPLYQKLRRLIEDAVSTGRLKHGDALPAERDIADAAAISRVTVRKAIDDLVEQGLLVRRRGSGTFVTKPVPKMQQPLTRLTSFTEDMRRRGMVAGSRWLERGLNFPTPEETMALGLAGGARVARIARLRTADGMPIALERTSLPDDILPEPEKVEGSLYLNLGERGIRPVRANQRISAVLLSDEESELLEVAAKSAALSVQRIAYLDTGRVMEVSRALYRSDAYDLVAELTIGA; encoded by the coding sequence ATGAGCGGTGTGTTGCCGTGGGGGGAATTGCAGGCATTGCACGGCGGCCCGCTTTATCAAAAGCTGCGGCGGCTCATCGAGGACGCGGTATCGACCGGACGCCTGAAGCATGGTGACGCCTTGCCCGCGGAACGTGACATTGCCGATGCCGCAGCCATCAGCCGCGTGACGGTGCGCAAGGCTATCGATGATCTGGTGGAGCAGGGGCTTCTGGTGCGCAGGCGCGGCTCCGGCACGTTCGTAACGAAGCCGGTGCCGAAGATGCAGCAGCCGCTGACGCGGCTGACATCCTTTACCGAAGACATGCGCCGCAGGGGCATGGTTGCCGGTTCCCGCTGGCTTGAGCGCGGGCTGAATTTCCCGACGCCCGAAGAGACCATGGCGCTTGGTTTGGCGGGTGGCGCGCGCGTGGCGCGGATCGCGCGTCTGCGCACTGCGGATGGCATGCCGATTGCGCTGGAAAGAACCAGCCTGCCGGACGATATTCTGCCGGAGCCAGAAAAGGTCGAAGGCTCGCTCTATCTCAATCTCGGCGAACGCGGCATCCGCCCGGTCCGCGCCAATCAGCGCATTTCGGCGGTGCTGCTGAGTGATGAGGAAAGCGAGTTGCTGGAGGTGGCGGCGAAGTCTGCGGCGCTTTCCGTGCAGCGCATCGCCTATCTCGACACGGGTCGTGTCATGGAAGTTTCCCGCGCGCTTTACCGCAGCGATGCCTACGATCTCGTGGCAGAGCTGACGATTGGCGCTTGA
- a CDS encoding SIS domain-containing protein translates to MTTMMRREIDEIPQAAARLLEGGRSDIAEAGAALAKRDPAVVVTIARGSSDHAAHFLKYAIELELGLPVASLGPSLASIYKAPLRLERAAAFAVSQSGASPDIVAMMEGAKAGGALSVSLVNTTPSPLSDIASIAVNIQAGPEIAVAATKSYVNSIVAGLAILAEWSGKAELKKAVADLPENLEKALALDWSALIEPLKNAESLYMLGRGPSLAIATEAALKCKETCELHAESYSSAEVLHGPVSLVSPHFPVIAFAARDLAEVSIAETASGLVSKNANVYLTSDKGNGPTQLPFVNTGHPLTDALALIVPYYGMVEALSRARGFDPDKPAALKKVTETR, encoded by the coding sequence ATGACGACGATGATGCGGCGCGAAATCGATGAAATCCCTCAGGCCGCCGCGCGTCTTCTGGAGGGGGGCAGGAGCGATATCGCGGAGGCGGGGGCAGCCCTTGCAAAGCGCGATCCCGCCGTTGTCGTCACGATTGCCCGAGGCTCTTCCGACCATGCGGCACACTTCCTGAAATACGCAATCGAACTTGAACTTGGCCTCCCGGTCGCATCCCTCGGCCCATCGCTGGCATCGATCTACAAGGCTCCGTTGCGTCTGGAGCGGGCCGCAGCTTTCGCCGTTTCGCAATCCGGTGCGAGCCCGGATATCGTGGCAATGATGGAGGGCGCGAAGGCCGGAGGGGCTCTTTCGGTGTCACTGGTCAACACCACGCCCTCACCGCTGTCGGATATTGCCTCCATTGCCGTGAACATTCAGGCCGGGCCTGAAATTGCAGTTGCGGCCACAAAATCCTACGTCAATTCCATCGTCGCCGGTCTGGCTATCCTTGCGGAGTGGAGCGGCAAGGCGGAACTGAAGAAGGCAGTCGCGGATCTGCCTGAAAACCTCGAAAAAGCACTGGCGCTGGATTGGAGCGCGCTCATCGAGCCGCTCAAAAATGCCGAATCTCTTTATATGCTGGGCAGAGGTCCAAGTCTGGCTATTGCAACGGAAGCAGCCTTGAAGTGCAAGGAAACCTGCGAGCTTCACGCCGAATCCTATTCCTCCGCCGAAGTTCTGCATGGGCCGGTCTCTCTGGTCTCGCCGCATTTCCCGGTCATTGCCTTTGCGGCCCGTGATCTTGCAGAGGTATCCATCGCGGAAACGGCCTCCGGGCTCGTTTCCAAAAATGCCAATGTCTATCTGACTTCCGATAAGGGCAACGGCCCCACTCAATTGCCATTTGTGAATACAGGTCACCCGCTTACCGATGCGCTGGCGCTGATCGTGCCCTATTACGGCATGGTCGAAGCTTTATCGCGCGCCCGTGGTTTCGATCCCGACAAGCCTGCCGCACTGAAGAAAGTTACTGAAACACGATGA
- a CDS encoding ROK family protein: MIVCFDIGGTAIKGAGAWSVDDVRPVARRQTPIHDFEAFVGVLKSVIEEIGETPDCVALSIAGIIDPDTERAVIANIPCAHGRLLKADLEAALGFSVLIANDADCCALAEYGAGAGRGHRVVFGAILGTGVGGGLVIDGKLINSEGGFAGEWGHGPVAATRAGNPPVELPRFACGCGLEGCVDAIGSARGMEKLHRHLARTEMKAEEILDAWQAGDEAAARTIDIYVDILSGPLALVINMTGATIVPVGGGLSNSTPLLAALDQAVRNRILRKFQRPLVVKAECEIEPGLVGAAVLGLAFAARQ, from the coding sequence GTGATCGTCTGTTTCGACATCGGCGGAACCGCCATCAAGGGCGCTGGCGCGTGGTCGGTCGATGATGTGCGGCCTGTTGCCCGGCGGCAGACCCCGATCCATGATTTCGAAGCCTTCGTCGGCGTGCTCAAATCCGTTATCGAAGAGATTGGCGAGACGCCGGATTGCGTTGCGCTCTCCATCGCGGGCATCATCGATCCCGACACGGAACGGGCGGTGATTGCCAATATTCCCTGTGCCCATGGACGGCTGCTGAAGGCCGATCTCGAAGCCGCACTCGGGTTTTCCGTTCTCATTGCCAATGATGCGGATTGCTGTGCGCTTGCCGAATATGGTGCAGGAGCGGGCCGTGGACATCGCGTCGTCTTCGGCGCAATCCTCGGCACGGGCGTCGGTGGTGGCCTCGTCATAGATGGCAAATTGATCAACAGCGAAGGCGGCTTTGCCGGTGAATGGGGGCATGGGCCCGTGGCAGCCACGCGCGCTGGCAATCCACCCGTGGAACTACCTCGCTTCGCCTGCGGCTGTGGATTGGAAGGTTGCGTCGATGCTATCGGCAGCGCCCGAGGCATGGAGAAGCTGCATCGGCATCTTGCACGTACCGAGATGAAAGCCGAGGAAATTCTCGATGCTTGGCAGGCGGGCGATGAGGCCGCTGCCAGAACAATCGACATCTATGTCGATATTCTTTCAGGCCCTCTGGCCCTCGTCATCAACATGACGGGCGCCACCATCGTTCCGGTGGGAGGTGGGCTTTCCAACTCGACACCACTGCTTGCAGCACTGGACCAAGCCGTCAGAAACCGCATTCTGCGCAAGTTTCAGCGGCCTCTGGTGGTGAAGGCTGAATGTGAGATTGAGCCCGGGCTCGTGGGAGCAGCCGTTCTGGGGCTGGCTTTCGCAGCCCGGCAATAG
- a CDS encoding MarR family winged helix-turn-helix transcriptional regulator, translating into MDTLIRTADSVNIDRLWTAPGFLIRLAQLKVYEQFFSEVGERGLRPGEFSVLWVIKNNPAIRQSILGQSLMIKRAHMTKLIRALEDHGLVARHIPDDDRRAVELTLTPEGQTQVEAAAKWFFSYEDSIGSSLETAERQELIRLLQKFIAG; encoded by the coding sequence ATGGACACTTTGATCCGCACCGCTGACAGCGTGAACATCGACCGGCTGTGGACGGCACCCGGTTTCCTGATCCGGCTGGCGCAGCTGAAAGTGTATGAGCAGTTTTTCTCGGAGGTTGGCGAACGTGGTTTGCGACCGGGCGAGTTTTCGGTCCTCTGGGTCATCAAGAATAATCCGGCCATTCGTCAAAGTATTCTCGGCCAAAGCCTGATGATCAAGCGCGCGCATATGACCAAGCTCATTCGCGCGCTGGAGGATCACGGGCTGGTTGCCCGCCATATTCCAGATGACGACCGCCGCGCCGTGGAGCTTACCTTGACGCCGGAAGGCCAGACGCAGGTCGAAGCTGCCGCCAAGTGGTTCTTCAGCTACGAGGACAGTATCGGCAGTTCTTTGGAAACGGCGGAGCGTCAGGAGCTTATCCGGCTGCTGCAGAAATTCATCGCGGGTTGA
- a CDS encoding amidohydrolase family protein produces the protein MNIDELVAIDVHTHAEEPCGCQRDDGYHEFQAGMARYFRNPAGAQGMLPTVQETATYYRERKIGCVIFPVDAERETGFRRYDNEEVAKIAAENSDIMIPFASIDPAKGKTGAREARRLVREFGVKGFKFHPTMQGFFPNDRMAYPLYEAIQDEGAIALFHTGQTGVGSGLRGGMGMRLKYSNPIHLDDVAVDFPDLQIIMAHPAFPWQEEALSVATHKPNVYIDMSGWSPKYFPPILIQYANTLLKHKMLFGSDWPAITPDRWLSDFEKIDIRDEVRPLILKENARKLFKL, from the coding sequence ATGAACATCGATGAGCTCGTTGCCATCGACGTGCACACGCATGCGGAGGAACCATGCGGCTGCCAGCGGGATGACGGCTATCATGAGTTTCAGGCAGGTATGGCCCGTTATTTCAGAAACCCGGCAGGCGCGCAGGGCATGCTGCCAACGGTGCAGGAAACGGCCACCTATTATCGCGAACGCAAAATCGGCTGCGTGATCTTCCCTGTCGATGCGGAACGCGAAACCGGCTTTCGTCGCTATGACAATGAGGAAGTGGCAAAAATCGCTGCTGAAAACAGTGATATCATGATCCCCTTCGCTTCGATTGACCCGGCCAAAGGCAAAACGGGTGCGAGGGAAGCGAGACGTCTGGTGCGCGAATTCGGGGTCAAGGGGTTCAAGTTTCACCCCACCATGCAGGGCTTTTTTCCCAACGACCGGATGGCTTATCCACTTTATGAAGCCATTCAGGACGAGGGTGCGATTGCGCTCTTCCACACCGGCCAGACGGGTGTCGGCTCAGGCCTGCGCGGCGGCATGGGAATGCGGCTGAAATACTCGAACCCGATCCATCTGGATGATGTCGCGGTCGATTTTCCCGATCTCCAGATCATCATGGCACACCCTGCCTTTCCCTGGCAGGAGGAAGCGCTTTCCGTCGCCACCCACAAGCCCAATGTCTACATCGACATGTCCGGCTGGTCGCCGAAGTATTTTCCGCCGATCCTCATCCAATATGCCAACACGCTGTTGAAGCATAAGATGCTGTTCGGTTCCGACTGGCCCGCAATCACGCCAGATCGCTGGCTGAGCGACTTCGAGAAGATCGATATTCGTGACGAAGTACGGCCTCTCATCCTGAAGGAAAATGCTCGAAAGCTGTTCAAGCTCTGA
- a CDS encoding bifunctional sugar phosphate isomerase/epimerase/4-hydroxyphenylpyruvate dioxygenase family protein gives MKTSIATVSISGEFEQKLEAIAAAGFDGIEIFENDFLIYDRSPAEVGRMVRDQGLEITLFQPFRDFEGMPEPHRSRTFDRAERKFDVMQQLGTDLVLVCSNVSPISLGGIDRAAADFRELGERAAKRGLKIGYEALAWGRHINDHRDAWEIVRRADHENVGLILDSFHTLSRKIDINSIRSIPKDKIFFVQLADAPLIDMDLLYWSRHFRNMPGEGDLPVTAFATAIAETGYNGYFSLEIFNDQFRGGSARAIAADGHRSLIYLGDQVRRSPNAQGLAIPTMPDRAEIKGVGFIEFTTAEEDAAELETTLKMLGFRKVARHRSKNVDLFQQGDIRLILNRQEEGFASAAFAVHGTFAYAMALIVDDAQEALARATSLNAEVFSEPVGEGEVQIPAIRGVGGGLVYLIDDKSELGRFSEIDFLPVADDDLKFVDAGLRAFDHVAQTVSYDELLTWLLFYTSIFQMHKTPMTDIIDPGGVVRSQVVENAAGSMRITLNGAENRRTLAGHFMAEHFGSGIQHIAFHSDDIFATAEALRKNGFQPLQISSNYYDDVESRFGLDPELTERLKRENILYDRDEGGEYFQLYSSTHGEGFFFEIVERRGYRGYGAPNAIFRIAALRRHLRPDGFPKA, from the coding sequence ATGAAAACATCCATTGCGACTGTCTCGATCAGCGGAGAGTTCGAGCAGAAGCTGGAAGCCATTGCTGCGGCAGGGTTCGATGGCATTGAAATCTTCGAAAACGACTTTCTGATCTATGATCGCTCACCTGCCGAAGTCGGGCGGATGGTTCGGGATCAGGGGCTAGAAATCACGCTGTTTCAGCCCTTCAGGGATTTCGAAGGCATGCCGGAGCCGCATCGCAGCCGCACATTCGACCGCGCGGAGCGGAAGTTCGATGTCATGCAGCAGCTGGGAACAGACCTTGTTCTGGTCTGCTCTAATGTCTCTCCCATTTCACTTGGCGGCATAGATCGCGCCGCCGCAGACTTTCGCGAACTTGGGGAGCGAGCGGCAAAGCGCGGACTGAAGATCGGCTACGAGGCGCTCGCATGGGGGCGGCATATCAATGACCACCGCGACGCGTGGGAGATCGTGCGCCGAGCGGATCATGAGAATGTCGGGCTCATTCTGGACAGTTTCCATACGCTTTCGCGCAAGATCGACATCAATTCCATCCGATCCATTCCAAAAGACAAGATTTTCTTCGTGCAGCTGGCTGACGCGCCGCTGATCGACATGGACCTTCTGTATTGGAGCCGCCATTTCCGCAACATGCCGGGTGAGGGCGATCTCCCGGTGACGGCCTTCGCAACGGCAATCGCCGAAACCGGCTATAATGGCTATTTCTCGCTCGAAATCTTCAACGATCAGTTCCGCGGAGGCTCCGCACGGGCGATTGCGGCGGATGGTCATCGCTCGCTGATTTATCTGGGAGATCAGGTTCGCAGAAGCCCGAATGCGCAGGGACTGGCCATACCGACGATGCCTGACCGGGCCGAAATAAAGGGCGTCGGCTTCATCGAATTCACCACGGCGGAAGAGGATGCCGCCGAACTTGAAACCACGCTAAAGATGCTGGGTTTCAGGAAAGTTGCCCGGCATCGCTCCAAGAATGTCGATCTGTTCCAGCAGGGGGATATTCGCCTGATCCTCAACAGACAGGAGGAAGGCTTCGCCAGCGCTGCTTTTGCCGTGCATGGCACGTTTGCATATGCCATGGCGCTGATCGTAGACGATGCGCAGGAAGCGCTGGCACGCGCAACTTCGCTGAATGCGGAAGTTTTCAGCGAACCGGTGGGTGAGGGCGAGGTGCAAATACCAGCCATTCGCGGTGTCGGTGGCGGATTGGTCTATCTCATCGATGACAAAAGCGAACTTGGCCGTTTCAGCGAGATCGATTTCCTTCCGGTAGCGGACGATGACTTAAAGTTTGTCGACGCCGGATTGCGGGCGTTCGACCACGTTGCTCAGACGGTTTCCTATGACGAGCTGCTGACATGGCTGCTTTTCTACACCTCGATTTTCCAGATGCATAAGACGCCGATGACGGACATCATAGATCCGGGTGGCGTGGTGCGTAGTCAGGTGGTTGAAAATGCTGCGGGCTCCATGCGCATCACCTTGAACGGCGCTGAAAACCGCCGCACCCTGGCTGGTCACTTCATGGCCGAGCATTTCGGTTCCGGCATCCAGCATATCGCGTTTCACAGCGATGATATCTTCGCGACGGCAGAGGCTCTCAGAAAGAATGGATTCCAGCCGCTTCAGATTTCGTCGAATTATTATGACGATGTGGAATCCCGTTTCGGTCTTGACCCTGAACTGACGGAACGCCTCAAGCGCGAGAACATCCTTTATGATCGCGATGAGGGCGGCGAGTATTTCCAGCTTTATTCCTCCACCCACGGCGAAGGCTTCTTTTTCGAAATCGTGGAGCGGCGCGGCTATCGTGGATATGGAGCGCCGAACGCGATTTTCCGCATTGCCGCGCTCCGACGCCATCTGAGACCGGATGGGTTTCCGAAAGCCTGA